Proteins from a single region of Anastrepha ludens isolate Willacy chromosome 5, idAnaLude1.1, whole genome shotgun sequence:
- the LOC128865061 gene encoding transcription initiation factor IIB: MASLNNRVDGNSKLCCYAHPDASLIEDYRAGDMICSECGLVVGDRVIDVGSEWRTFSNEKSGVDPSRVGGAENPLLGGSDLSTIIGPGTGSASYDAFGAPKYQNRRTMSSSDRSLISAFKEISTMADRINLPKTIVDRANNLFKQVHDGKNLKGRSNDAKASACLYIACRQEGVPRTFKEICAVSKISKKEIGRCFKLTLKALETSVDLITTADFMSRFCANLDLPNMVQRAATYIAKKAVEMDIVPGRSPISVAAAAIYMASQASEHKRSQKEIGDIAGVADVTIRQSYKLMYPHALKLFPDDFKFTTPIDQLPQM; this comes from the exons ATGGCTAGTTTAAATAACAG aGTCGATGGCAATAGCAAATTGTGCTGCTACGCCCATCCTGACGCATCTCTAATTGAAGACTATCGGGCTGGAGACATGATATGCTCGGAATGCGGACTTGTCGTTGGCGACCGTGTAATTGATGTAGGATCAGAGTGGCGAACATTTAGCAACGAAAAAAGTGGAGTTGATCCGAGTCGTGTTGGCGGGGCAGAAAATCCATTACTTGGTGGGAGTGACTTGTCTACAATAATTGGGCCTGGCACAGGATCTGCATCATATGATGCGTTTGGTGCcccaaaatatcaaaataggcGCACAATGAGTAGTTCAGATAGATCGCTGATATCAGCATTTAAAGAAATATCTACAATGGCAGATCGCATAAATCTCCCGAAAACTATTGTGGATCGTGCAAATAATCTTTTTAAACag gTACATGATGGCAAAAATCTTAAAGGCCGATCGAATGATGCTAAGGCATCAGCTTGTTTGTATATTGCTTGCCGCCAGGAAGGTGTACCGCGtacttttaaagaaatttgcgCAGTAAGCAAAATAAGCAAGAAAGAAATTGGACGCTGCTTTAAGTTGACTCTAAAAGCTCTTGAAACAAGTGTAGATCTAATTACCACAGCAGATTTTATGTCTAGATTTTGCGCGAATCTCg ACCTTCCAAATATGGTACAACGGGCCGCAACGTATATAGCAAAAAAAGCTGTCGAAATGGACATTGTTCCAGGAAGATCACCAATTTCAGTGGCAGCCGCTGCTATTTATATGGCTTCACAG GCCTCTGAACATAAACGCAGTCAAAAAGAAATCGGAGATATTGCTGGTGTGGCCGATGTAACCATCAGGCAGTCTTATAAATTGATGTATCCTCATGCATTAAAGTTATTCCCGGATGATTTCAAATTCACTACTCCTATTGATCAGCTACCGCAGATGTAG